The following nucleotide sequence is from Apium graveolens cultivar Ventura chromosome 4, ASM990537v1, whole genome shotgun sequence.
CATGTAATATGTTATTTACTTGTAATCTTGTGGATTCTCATTACAGATAAGTTGCTCCAGAGTGGCTGGAGGAGGTGAGTGGCTGGCTTTTCCCATGGCACCGAAGGACTACAGTGCAGTTTAGTTCTTCATATGTTTTTCTTGTCATAAGAAATTTATTGCTGAAGTACTGGAATGTGATCAGTAACTTTTGTTTGGTGTACCTTTTTTGTGTCTTCACAAATCTGTCATCTGGTGTTATGTCGAATGTATAGTCATGGACCTCCTAGTTTGTATTGATTTTGTTTAACATGTGGTTTCTTATCCCGAGTTTAGAGTTCAACTTGAGCATTGTAGTCCCCTCTCTGGTCATGCCTGAACATGTGAGAAAACTGTGAGTTTTAGTTTTGGCAAAGATCCCGTTTTCTGATGTCTTAATACTTAGATTCATGTAATTGTGTGCTTAACTTATGGTCCTTTTTGTTCTTCATCGTCTCCtcggaatagaaatatttaccAAATGTTTGTCTGCTTTTGGGAGGTGCTAGCATAGGAAGGTGCTATCACCAAGAACCTGACTCTGGTTATGTTGATGCACGTCAAAGGCTGAACATATCTTTGACATGCTCACGTTAATTTTATATCTTTAGCGTCAAAGGCTGAACAAGTCTTTGACACGTTCACGTTAATTTTATATCTTTAGCTTGTCTTCTTAATTTTGACACCGAAGTAAAAAAAACACATGCTCTTTTGATAGCTTACATCAAACAAATATTTAGAATCTAGcatttttatttgattaatttttaGAACCATGTTGAGATTTTGATATCGATCATATTGATACATTTTGCGTTTTGTAATGCAACACCATACTATTTTTTGAAATAACAATATATGGTATTTGTATGCATAAAATACTATCTTGATATCTTCTTATAAATTATACAAGTAGTCCTTTGTAATTTTTTTtgattattataattatatttaataaaattaattatgcaaaaatataattcaattataaaataaaatattatatattaacaaaATCTATATTAGTGTATGATCTTAACTATAAGCGGTCACAAATGTACATGGAAAATTACTTGGAGGTTTCCAAAGAAGACCTTAAAAGTAAAAGTATGCACTTGTCAATTTGAAGGTGTTGTTTTCCCTTCTTTTCTCAGAAAGAGCTAATTCAGTAGTGAAAATTACATGTCCCCGAGAAGACTGACTAAAAAGTATACGAGGGAATTAACAGGGATAGAAGACTCATTAATAGAAGACCTGttaaaattagttttaaaaaaattgattaGCATAACATATTGGCTCTGTGCTCCTGGATGAAGTACAATACGATCCTACTGCTACTTACATGCTTAGCAGTGGCAGAGGGCACCTCATCATCGTCGTCCACAAATATATGGCCTTCTCTTACCCTTCTTTACATAGTTATTCCCCTAAGCATCATTCTTCCTTTGTTGATACTAACCTTCTGCTTTTTCGTTTGTCGGAATACACCTACTGTTGATCACACAGGGTATAAGAATCAGAACATGATGAATGTGACGAAAGGTGATGTGTGTTCAATATTGAACTTTGACGGAAACATTGCTTATGAGGACATTATAAGAGCCACAAATAATTTTGACATTAGATACTGCATTGGAACCGGAAGCTATGGAAGTGTATACGAAGCTAGGTTGCCAAGCGGTAACACTGTGGCGCTCAAGAAACTTCATCGCCGGGAAGCCGAGGATCCAGCTTTTGACAGAAGTTTTAGAAATGAGGTGCACGTGTTGTCAAATATTAGACACAAGAATATTGTGAAGCTTTACGGATTCTGCTTGCATAGGCGATGCATGTTTCTTATCTACGAGTACATGGACAAGGGAAGTTTATTTTGTGCCCTCAGAAATGACACCTACGCCATCCAATTAGACTGGAGCAAGAGGGTGAACATTGTAAAAGGTATAGCACAAGCTTTATGTTACTTGCACCACCACTGCAGTCCACCAATACTTCACCGAGACATATCGAGTAATAACATACTATTGAACTCCAAAATGGAAGCATTCGTTGCTGACTTTGGTGCATCAAGGTTGCTAGACCCTGAATCGTCCAATCAAACTATAATTGCAGGAACTTACGGTTATATTGCTCCAGGTTATTTCTTCTCTCCATCACCTGTTTTTATCCCACGTcgtcttttatattatttattatgcAGAGATATCTATTAAATAAAATGCCCTGCTAATGCTAAACAAGACACAAGCTACAACGACTTCTGCATTCAGACACTAAAATGTTGTTTTTGGTGCTAAATGGAGGCTATACTCTAATGATAAGGCTCAAGTAACTCCAGATATTGTTATAATTAATTATAAGCTGAAACAAGTAGCAGTACCTTCCTTTTTTAATGAAGCGATTACATAATAATGAATAACTAACTATTTTTGATTCTATGATATTTGAAACAGATCATCTCTTTGTAGTGTTTTTAATTTAAATAGGTGTGCACCGGATATATCATTTTGAGGATTATACTGTACATTTTACTTATGTGTAATCACCAATTATAGTGCATTGGACTTGCTCTCATAATATTCTGTAACTTTTGAAATTCTACAGAGCTTGCATACACAATGGCTGTGACCGAAAAATGTGACGTGTATAGCTTTGGAGTGGTGGCACTAGAAATTATGATGGGAAAGCATCCAGGAGACTTCATCTCGTCATTCCCAACTCTCAGATTTACTCAAAATGGAATGCTGAACAATGTGTTGGACGCACGCCTTGCACATCCAACAAAACAACAAGAACTAGACATTATTCTTGTTTTGAAGCAAGCATTTGCGTGTTTAAACTCCAATCCCAAACTTCGACCATCTATGATTAGGTTATCTCAGGAGTTTCGGGAAACCGGGAAAACAGTGTCTGCAACTTGTATTTATACCACTTGTGTTGAACAAGTTTGCTGATTTATGGAATAATTAAGAGTATGGCAGCAAGTGACGTGTTTTGCTACCCAAATATTCCATGGTGTCCTTACTTTATTTGATATTTAGACACTGATCATGGGGCGATTATCTTAGGCTGGCTACAGAACCATTGCATTGAAGAACTTTGGTTGTAGTAATAGGCCAGGCCGGGGAGCCCTTACCCGCAGCGAAAAACCATAGCAGACTAACAATATCCTGCAATCCGCAAGTCGAAGGAACTTGAATAAGGTTTAGGTATGGAGTATTCGGCCCAAGGAATTCCGCAGGCCGCCATCTTGGGAGGGCATATCAGAAAATGGTTATCAGGCCGTAGCTGTAGTGATGACAATAGTTATTCGCAAGTCGTAGCGGTACTTCTTTTTGTCTATCAGTAttttttaattcattttttttGATACAATCTTATATTCCGTCTTATTACATGATGATGCCATACTTAAAACTGCATTTACTGGAAATTTAACCAATTGACAGCAATTCTCAGGATATTTTTCCGTGTTTTCTACTTTGTTCTTAAATTTATGCTCCTGGATTAGTTACATACCCAAGGCTAATAGTATGATCAGCTATGGCCAATGACACTCGTAACTCATTGTCGTCTAAAATACCCATGGAAACAGAAAGAGAAGCTCTTCTAGTACAGGATGGCGTGTGAGTCAAATTCCTTCACCTAACACTTCAAATTGGCATTGTAACTGTTACGCCCAGATTCCTTCGGGAGCTTGAACAGGCTTCGGCTGCCTTGAACGTGGCTTCGGCTgtacctgaaagtgaagagaatgcgagagtttgtacccccgattcacctccaTTGTGAGAATCAGAATTTGGTTGTAAGGGTAGGGTAATAATACAAGAAAAACAAAGTGTTTACGAGAATGTGTGTATGTTTTGTCTTACTTCACAAGGGTTTTTATACCCAATTCTGCCTTGAATGTCCAGCCGTTACAAATCATTAAAGAGGGAGTGAAAAGGGGGCGTTATGTCCCTTGTTCTGTCCAACGGTCTGCGAGTAGTGGGCCTTGGCCTGGGCTTCCGTGGGCCTTCGTTTCGCAGGCCTGGAGGTCCTTCGGCCCAGTAGCTTAACCGCATATTGGGCCTTCGTTCGATGGGCCCTGTTGGGCCCTGTTGGGCCGACGGACACCGGTTTCGGCCCATATTAGGGTGAAGAAACCCTAGGGCGACCGCTTCAGTTCTGCCTCGATCTTCGGTCGTACACGTGGCAAGCTTGTGGGGACCTGCAGTGCATTAATGTGACAGCTGTTGGCACGTCGTTCCATGACTCAATCTCAGCCGTTGAATCTCAACCGTTTTAATCTGGGACGTCTATTTCAAAAACCCCCAAACGTCGCTTTTCTGAATTCATTTTAGGCGCCTATATAAGCCCATTTGtgcattttcttttcttttcatcactttcagaaTCTCCACACACAGTGACGAATTGCGGTGAATCTTTCAATCACGGGCAACAGCAACTCCGTCTTCCCAGATTATCCCATTTCAATCCAAGAACATCTCCAGATAAGTAAGTCCCTTTTCTTGCTTTTCAGTTGCTTTTTACATTTGCATGCCAGTTTTCTGTGTTTTATGATGTTTGCATGTGGGCTCAATGATTTTGTTCTGGGTTCATGGGGTTTTTCTGGGTTTTGTGCATGTGCTATTGTGTTTTTTGGGGTTTTGGGCATTTCTGGGTAGGTAATAGAAGTTTCTCTGGGTTTTACCAATTTGAGGGGGGCCCGCGAGTTTAAAGATGGCATGCGAGGCGTTTTCTGACCAAGAACGTTCTTCGAGATTTTTTGGTTTTAGAACGTCTTTCGGGAGCCGACCCAGGGCGTAAACATGTGGCCTGGAGTTTGAGATGTTTGTGAAAGGTTTTCTGTAGGCAAGAACATCCTTCGGGCTGGCTTGCCCCAGGAGCAACCTTCGGAAACCGCCTCCGGGTTTTTTGTTCGTTCGATCCTGTGACGTGTACtcggttttttattttttctcTTCTGTCTGCTAATCCGAGTACATGGACTAATGTCTCTCTGTTCCTGATACAGGGACATGGACCGAGCGAACCGCCCCCCAGATTCTTGGGACCCCTTGTCGAACAGCTTGGCGGGAACGTCTTCTATTCGCCCCGAGCGGACGGGACGGGCCCTTTTTGGTTCGGCCGCGGACTATCCTGCAACCAACAATCGATCAGTACTGTCGAAGGGACGCGTGGTTCAGATGTACGATGATTATTCCGTCCCTCGAGGGTTCTGTTGGCTGTATGCGCCGAGGGAGGGCGAAAGGATCTACGATACTCCCGGGGTGGCGGAGGGATACGGAGGCTGCGCCGTAGGGGTTTCGGAAGCGGCCTTTAAGTGTGGCTTAAGGGTGCCTCCGTTGAAGCTAATAAAGCATCTTTTCTTCCAGATGGGCATCGCCCTCAGACAGATGGACCCAAATGGGTTCATCCATATTAACTGTTTCCAGAACAGATGCCTTCACGCCGGGATCGCACCCAACACTCGTCTATTCCGGTACCATTATGACTTTCGGAAGAACCCGAAGAGTCCCGATTTTTACACCATCGCCCGTCGAGCAGGGCGACCTGATTGGACGGCGACCAACTCGAACAACAAAtccactcacactcattggtgcTATGTGAGTGGTCCACGGTTGGCTTCCATGTCGGTTTGGCGAGATGTGAATCCCTCGCTGCTTCTTATGCCGAGCCTGACCTTGGAGGAGAAGGAGAATTACACGGCGTTGGTGGACGTCAGTGTGAAGAAGTTGGGTCCCGTAGAGTTTCGGGACAAGGACTGGCTCTTCAGCTTGTGGGGTGGGGGTAACAAAACTTCTTCCTTTGTTTTTTCTTTAATTAGTTTTGTCCCATCACCTGTATAATTGTTTGTCCTTGTTATGCATTCGGTTATTTATGCTTGGACTGACTTGCTTCCTTTTTATATTTCAGTGTCTTCGAGAGAGGCTTTGATCGAGAGGAAAAAGGCCAGGGCGGCCGAGAAGAGAGCGGCTGAGGAGGCGGCGAAGAAGGTCTCCGATCGGAGGGCTACGCCAGATCCTTCGGAGGACACAGGCGAGAGGGCTCAGACCGAGAGGGCTTTGCCGCCCCGCCAATCTCATGCGGCTTCTGAGGCCGAGGAAGGGGACGACCTGGAGTACATGGGAGAGGGAAACCCTTCCAAGCGGACCCGGAGTAAGGAGGGGATCGTGCGTTCCTATCTCCCAGGGTGGGGCGTGCTCACATCCGACCATATTGTGTACCCGGCCCGGCAATCCACACAGGAGGTGGCTTCAGACTTGTGCCATGACCTCCAGCTTCTGGTCGATCTTCCGACCTTCACTTCGGCCTCTGCTACCGAGGCTTGTACGGAGCTTCTGTCCTTCCTGTCCCTGGTATGTTTTTTAATTTCTCCCCTTTTTATCTTTCGCCCGTCTTTTTCTCTTCGACACTTTTTAGTAATGTTTTTTGTCTTGTCTTTTTGCAGGCTGCTCCTTGGGCCGCAGCCGTGGAGGATAAAGTTAAGGACATGGAGACTCGGATGGTCGAGGTGAAGGAGTTGGAGAGGAGGGCCACGGCAGCCGAGGAGGAACTTGTAAGGGTGAAAGCCCAGAACGAGGTCGAGGCCACTGTGCTGAAGGAGGACAAATCCCGGCTGGAGAATGAATTGGAGAAGGCGAACCGGAGGATCTCCCACCGAAACGTCCAGCTGAAGAGGTCCCAAAAGGAGCTTTGGAAGAAGCAAAAGCAGCTGGACCGGACGGAGGATCTCCTACTTTTTGTAATCGGTACTCCTGCCTTCGAGCTTTTGTAATTTAACTAGCCTTCGGGCTTTATATTTTAATGCATCTTTCATCATTCGTCAGCATTGTCTTATTTACTGCTTTTAATAGTTGTATCTTCGGCTTCATCCGCCTTAACAATTAAAACGAATCGCCTCTTCGACATTATTGATGCCTTAACGATTTTAATGAAATGAATTGTATCTTCGGCTTCATTCGCCTTAACAACTTTAGTGAATCGTCTATTCGGCATCATTGATGCCTTAACGATTTTAATAAATTGTATCTTTGGATTCATTCGCCTTAACAATTTTAACAACTTAAATAAAATGAATCGTATCTTCAGCTTATTCATTCGCCTTAACGAtcttttttaataaaatgaattgtatctttggcttcattcgccttaacaattttaacaattttaataaaatgaatcgtaTCTTCGGCTTATTCATTCTCCTTAACGATCTTAATGAATTGTATCTTCAGCTTTATCTACCTTAACAACtttaacaattttaataaaatgaatcgtaTCTTCGGCTTATTCATTCGCCTTAACGATCTTGATGAACTGCTGCCTTACTACCCCCTACGGCCCCAAGGGTTAAAGGCCGAAGGTGACTTCGGGCTGTTAATCCTTTTACTGGATTTAGGCGAAGGAACAGGGATGCTGATCTTTCAGCGATTGCCCCTAGATCAGCATATCATGGTTCGTTCGTCCAAAAGGAGGTCTTCTTCGGGATTACCCCTAGACCTGGTTTTGGGTCCTTTTTAGAACACATGATTGAGGCCGAAGGACCATGTTCTTCTTTTAGATTGCCCCGGGACAGGGGTTCCTTCGGCCTTTTTAATATCAAATGAATAAGGGGAGACGAATGATAGGGCATTATTCTAGGATTGCCCCTTAAGGGCCTTAATTCGTATTTACCATGTTCAAATTGAGTCATAATAGTGTAGTGAAGGATGTTCGAGTTTTGGGCGATTGCCCCTTATGTCTCGTGTTCAATTAACAAATTAGATAAGGGCAGCGGCCGAGGGGTTTATCTTCTTCGGGATCGCCCTCAGATAATACTCGGGTGGCCGCGACATGTGTAAATAAAGAAATTTGACAGGAAATGCATCTTTATTTATAATCAAATTATTTACATTCTTCACATATAATTCAAATACAAACTTTCAAGAAATTTCTTACTGATAAAATTTTCGAAGGCGACTGGCGTGCCAAGTGTTTTTGATTGCCTCGCCTGACAGTGTTTCGAGCTTATATGTTTCGGGGCAAACGACCTCGATCACCTTATAGGGCCCTTCCTAGTTAGGCTGGAGCTTTCCTTGTTTGGTCGGCATGGATGCGGCCAATTTCCTTAGGACTAGGTCTCCTACTCCGAAGGACCTTTTTTTCACATTGAAGTCATAGTGTTGTGCCGCTTGTAGCAAATACCTCATGTTCCTTTGGTGGGCAGCTTCCCTTTCCTCCTCCAGTAAGTCTGCGTTCGCCCTCAATCCGAAGCAATTAGTTTCCATATTGTAGGTCTCGGTTCGGTATGATTCCAAGCCCACTTCGACGGGAACTAGGGCCTCGGTTCCATATGC
It contains:
- the LOC141718130 gene encoding uncharacterized protein LOC141718130, which produces MDRANRPPDSWDPLSNSLAGTSSIRPERTGRALFGSAADYPATNNRSVLSKGRVVQMYDDYSVPRGFCWLYAPREGERIYDTPGVAEGYGGCAVGVSEAAFKCGLRVPPLKLIKHLFFQMGIALRQMDPNGFIHINCFQNRCLHAGIAPNTRLFRYHYDFRKNPKSPDFYTIARRAGRPDWTATNSNNKSTHTHWCYVSGPRLASMSVWRDVNPSLLLMPSLTLEEKENYTALVDVSVKKLGPVEFRDKDWLFSLWGGVSSREALIERKKARAAEKRAAEEAAKKVSDRRATPDPSEDTGERAQTERALPPRQSHAASEAEEGDDLEYMGEGNPSKRTRSKEGIVRSYLPGWGVLTSDHIVYPARQSTQEVASDLCHDLQLLVDLPTFTSASATEACTELLSFLSLAAPWAAAVEDKVKDMETRMVEVKELERRATAAEEELVRVKAQNEVEATVLKEDKSRLENELEKANRRISHRNVQLKRSQKELWKKQKQLDRTEDLLLFVIGTPAFELL
- the LOC141718693 gene encoding MDIS1-interacting receptor like kinase 2-like, whose protein sequence is MKYNTILLLLTCLAVAEGTSSSSSTNIWPSLTLLYIVIPLSIILPLLILTFCFFVCRNTPTVDHTGYKNQNMMNVTKGDVCSILNFDGNIAYEDIIRATNNFDIRYCIGTGSYGSVYEARLPSGNTVALKKLHRREAEDPAFDRSFRNEVHVLSNIRHKNIVKLYGFCLHRRCMFLIYEYMDKGSLFCALRNDTYAIQLDWSKRVNIVKGIAQALCYLHHHCSPPILHRDISSNNILLNSKMEAFVADFGASRLLDPESSNQTIIAGTYGYIAPELAYTMAVTEKCDVYSFGVVALEIMMGKHPGDFISSFPTLRFTQNGMLNNVLDARLAHPTKQQELDIILVLKQAFACLNSNPKLRPSMIRLSQEFRETGKTVSATCIYTTCVEQVC